Genomic segment of Betaproteobacteria bacterium:
GTCGGGGTGTGACTCCTGCCGATACCAGTGACAGGACAGGCATGACTCACACGGATCCAGACCGGGGCGGGAGGTCTCGCAAAGCAGCGCCTGCGCGAGCACTTTGGCAAAGTGAAGTTTGCCGATCCCTTTCGGTCCATGAATCAGGAACGCGTGTGGAAACGCCTGCCCCCCGAGTTGCTGCCATAACTGTTTCTGCCAAGGAAATATCATTGCTTCATATACTTGTCATTATTACTTCAAGTTGTTCTCTAACATTCTCAACGGACACGTCGGCCTTTACCAAGCGAATGCGCCGAGGCGACGCTGCCTGCCGCTGCAGGTATACGGCACGCACACGTTCGAAGAATGACGTCTGTTCCTCCTCGAAGCGGTCACGGGCCCGCGACCGATCCAGTCGCGCAATCGCACACTCGACAGAGACGTCGAAGAGCAGCGTCAGGTCTGGCTGCAGGTCTCCCTGGACCCACTTCTCCAGTGCGGCCAGGCGTTCAAGCGCGATGCCTCGCCCGCCGCCTTGATAAGCCATGGTCGCGTCGGTGAAGCGATCACACACCACCCATTCCCCGGCCTCGATGGAGGGTCTGATCACCTTCGCGATATGTTCCTGCCTCGCGGCGAACATCAAGAGCGCTTCAGTCTCGGCATCCATCGGCTCCTGCAAGAGCAGTTCACGCAGTCGCTCCCCGACCGCTGTACCTCCGGGCTCGCGCGTGACCCGCACCATCTTGCCGCCCGCGCGCAGCCGATCCGCGAACCAGGCGAGATGGGTGGTCTTGCCAGCCCCGTCGATTCCCTCGAAGGTGATGAACTTGCCTCGTTTCACGATGGTTTGCCACCCCTGCACAAGGTCAATGGCGTCCTCTCTGATAGCGGTCCACGGCGCGATTGTGCTCTTCCATGGAGGGGGAGAAGTGACTCGTACCGTCACCTCTTGCGACGAAATAGAGCGCGTCGGTCTTCGGCGGGTTCAACGTTGCAGAAAGCGATGCGAGGCCGGGCATCGAGATCGGTGTCGGTGGCAGGCCCGGGCGAGTGTAGGTGTTGAAAGGCGTGTCGCGCTGCAGGTCGGCTTTCCGCAGATTTCCGTCGAAGGCCACACCCAGTCCGTAGATGACGCTCGGGTCGGTCTGCAGTTTCATGCCGCGCCGCAGCCGGTTCACGAACACGGCTGCAACCAGCGGGCGGTCCGCCTCGGCACCAGTCTCCTTTTCGACGATCGATGCGAGGATCAGCGCCTCGTACGCAGAATTGAAAGGAAGGTCGGATGCGCGCGCGCTCCACAGGCTATCGAGGCGCTTTTGCATTCCCTCACGCGACTGCCGCAGGACATCGAGGTCGCTCGCACCACGGCTGAAGCGATAGGTATCCGGGAAGAAGAGCCCCTCGCCGCTTGCGTAGCCGGACACACCTAAGCGTTCCAGCAACTGCGCCTCCGACAGCATGCTGCTGTCGTGACGGAGATACGGATGCTCGGCCAACGCCTGACGTATCTGGCGTAACGTCCAACCTTCCACCAGGGTGATCTGCTCCTGGACCACATCTCCCCGCCTGAGTTTCTCGATCAGCTCAAGGGGCGTGATGGCGGCTGCGATCTCGTAGCTTCCCGCCTTGAGGCTGGCGTCGTCACCCTGGAGCCGCGCGAGCAGTTCGAAGCGCCACGGCTCCGTCAGCACGTCGGCCGCGACCAGCTGTCGCGCGATGCTTCTCAGACTGCTGCCGGACTTGAGCTCGAAGGCCTTCGGCAGCGCACCACGCAATGGTAACGGAGCGTGCGCGAACTGATACAGCGACGCCGTCGCGATCGCAATGGTCCCTACTGTCGCGACCACAAGCCACGCGATAAAGCTCCTAATCCTCGGCACCATCCAGCCAACCCCTCACACGGACGGTCCATTCGCTTCCTTCCCAAGTGCGATCTGCCAGACTTCGAACCCGCCACGCGCCGATCAGGCTGTTGACGAGGACTACCTCGTCCGCCCCCAACAGATCGTCCCAGGAAAGGTCGACAACCCGAAGCGGCACACGGTCGCGCACCGCCGCGTCGATGATGCGCTCTCGCGTCACCCCGGAGACGCCACAGCGCGACAGATCCGGCGTCTGCAGCACTCCCTTGCGAACAGCGAAGATGTTCGTGGCGATACCCTCGATGACGTGACCTTCCGCGTCGAGGAGCAGGCCTTCCGCCACGGTGTCGTCCGCCCATTCCGCGCGTGCGATGACGTTCTCGAGGCGATTCAGGTGTTTGACCCCCGCAAGCCGAGGCTGTATCGCGAGCCGAAGCCGGCACCGACGAACGTTGACACCCTGTTCGCGATGCCCAGCCGGATACGACGGCAGCGGACCTGCCGACACGATTCGAGTGGGAAGCGGGGAGGCGGGCGCCGCGTATCCGCGGGGACCTTCGCCACGCGTGACGATGATCTTGCCTGCGGCCTCAGGCAAGCCGGAGGCCGCGATCGTCAGTTCGGCGAGCAGCGTGTGCGAAGGGGGGCACGGCAGGCCGATGGCGTCGCAATCCGCCTGCAGCTTTCGATAGTGACGCGCCCAGCAGACCGCCCTGCCCGCGCGCAGCAAG
This window contains:
- a CDS encoding dTMP kinase gives rise to the protein MKRGKFITFEGIDGAGKTTHLAWFADRLRAGGKMVRVTREPGGTAVGERLRELLLQEPMDAETEALLMFAARQEHIAKVIRPSIEAGEWVVCDRFTDATMAYQGGGRGIALERLAALEKWVQGDLQPDLTLLFDVSVECAIARLDRSRARDRFEEEQTSFFERVRAVYLQRQAASPRRIRLVKADVSVENVREQLEVIMTSI
- the mltG gene encoding endolytic transglycosylase MltG, giving the protein MVPRIRSFIAWLVVATVGTIAIATASLYQFAHAPLPLRGALPKAFELKSGSSLRSIARQLVAADVLTEPWRFELLARLQGDDASLKAGSYEIAAAITPLELIEKLRRGDVVQEQITLVEGWTLRQIRQALAEHPYLRHDSSMLSEAQLLERLGVSGYASGEGLFFPDTYRFSRGASDLDVLRQSREGMQKRLDSLWSARASDLPFNSAYEALILASIVEKETGAEADRPLVAAVFVNRLRRGMKLQTDPSVIYGLGVAFDGNLRKADLQRDTPFNTYTRPGLPPTPISMPGLASLSATLNPPKTDALYFVARGDGTSHFSPSMEEHNRAVDRYQRGRH
- the pabC gene encoding aminodeoxychorismate lyase — encoded protein: MGILVNGQTNGAVNPADRGLAYGDGVFRTCLLRAGRAVCWARHYRKLQADCDAIGLPCPPSHTLLAELTIAASGLPEAAGKIIVTRGEGPRGYAAPASPLPTRIVSAGPLPSYPAGHREQGVNVRRCRLRLAIQPRLAGVKHLNRLENVIARAEWADDTVAEGLLLDAEGHVIEGIATNIFAVRKGVLQTPDLSRCGVSGVTRERIIDAAVRDRVPLRVVDLSWDDLLGADEVVLVNSLIGAWRVRSLADRTWEGSEWTVRVRGWLDGAED